A window from Betta splendens chromosome 1, fBetSpl5.4, whole genome shotgun sequence encodes these proteins:
- the LOC114856498 gene encoding keratin, type I cytoskeletal 13-like, with protein sequence MTARMSSRSLYSLPTRRSASVHGDGSVRASYASTGPAAAAAAAAPLGGSEKLAMQNLNDRLAAYLNQVRALEASNGEWERKIREWLEKKSPDVRDYSKYEAVIADLRNKISAATKNNARLMLDIDNSNLAASDFKYKLENEKNMRTAVESDILGLRRTLDDLTMTRSDLEMQLEGLTEELAYLKKSHAEELAALRNNVSGSSVNVEVDAKPQEDLNRVLEDVRRQYNGIAEKNRQEMDAWYKAKFDDLNKKMASSTETLQTSRSEINDLKRTLQALQIELQSQLSLKAACEGTLAETEGRYNNQLSQLQARVNALEVELSQMKADIERQALDYQTLLNIKTRLQMEIAEYRRLLDGEDQSKSVVTASKTKTEIKEEKPQTVITQRTRVVIEKIVDGKVVSREEQPGTEIIKK encoded by the exons ATGACCGCACGCAtgtcctcccgctccctctacTCGCTGCCCACGAGGCGCAGCGCCAGCGTCCACGGCGACGGGAGCGTCCGCGCGTCCTACGCCTCCACCGGcccggcggccgccgccgccgccgccgcccccctgGGGGGCAGCGAGAAGCTGGCCATGCAGAACCTCAACGACCGCCTGGCCGCATACCTCAACCAGGTGCGCGCCCTGGAGGCGTCCAACGGCGAGTGGGAGCGCAAGATCCGCGAGTGGCTCGAGAAGAAGAGCCCGGACGTCCGGGACTACAGCAAGTACGAGGCGGTCATCGCCGACCTGCGCAACAAG ATAAGTGCTGCCACGAAGAACAACGCCAGACTCATGCTGGACATCGATAATTCCAACCTGGCGGCAAGTGACTTCAAATACAA GCTGGAAAACGAGAAGAACATGCGCACGGCCGTGGAGTCGGACATCCTGGGCCTGCGCCGGACTCTGGACGACCTGACCATGACGCGCTCCGACCTGGAAATGCAGCTCGAAGGCCTGACGGAGGAGCTGGCGTACCTGAAGAAGAGCCACGCGGAG GAGCTCGCAGCCCTGCGCAACAATGTCTCCGGCAGCTCTGTGAACGTGGAGGTGGACGCCAAGCCCCAGGAGGACCTCAACAGAGTCCTGGAGGACGTGAGGAGGCAGTACAACGGCATCGCTGAGAAGAACCGCCAGGAAATGGATGCGTGGTACAAGGCCAAG TTTGACGACCTCAATAAAAAGATGGCGAGCAGCACGGAGACCCTCCAGACCTCGCGCAGTGAGATCAATGATCTGAAGAGGAccctgcaggcgctgcagatTGAGCTGCAGTCCCAGCTCAGCTTG AAAGCTGCGTGCGAGGGCACCCTCGCAGAAACCGAGGGCCGCTACAATAACCAGCTGAGCCAGCTCCAGGCCAGGGTCAACgccctggaggtggagctgagccAGATGAAGGCGGACATAGAGAGGCAGGCTCTGGACTACCAGACGCTGCTCAACATCAAGAccaggctgcagatggagatCGCTGAGTACAGGAGGCTGCTGGACGGAGAGGACCAGAG caaaTCTGTTGTCACCGCGTCAAAGACAAAGACTGAAATCAAAGAGGAGAAAC CGCAGACAGTCATAACCCAGAGAACGAGGGTGGTGATTGAGAAAATCGTTGATGGAAAAGTCGTGTCCCGCGAAGAACAACCGGGCACAGAGATCATCAAAAAGTAG